caAGATCTAGCGGAGTGAGGACTGTGTGTGCCTCCCAGGAGGCACGACTTAtcacagtgccttgcacatggtgATTTTTTTAGTTTGCATTGAACGAATGCaggaatttaatataaaaaacatCCTTTCATGTTCTCCTCAAAGAGAGACGACATGCCAGGGTACCTGTAGAAATGGTCCTCATTCTGTAGGGAAGGTGCTAAGCATTGATAAAGCCCCAATGATGTGAGctatttcatacatatttttgaatgatAATCAAAATCAGCCCAAATGATTCTGTCAACTGTTTTCTCTGCACCCAGTAACCTAGGAGAAATTTGGGACTTGACTCTTGGTTCTATAACACTTCATAGGAATATGAGAGTATTCACtgggggaaaataagaaaaaaatgtaaaaatataggTAAGAAGGGTTCAAGGGGTGGATAGGTAGATGTCTTTGTTActgttcttttctcttatttctcttttccttagacAATGGATTGGTCATATTTTCAGCTGCTGTCTCTACCGATGACTCTGGGCAGTATTGATTTGGCATTTCATACCCAGACACTGAACATGTTTGCCTCATCTCCAGGTTTGGGACTCTAAACCCAAACTCTGTCTCCCAACCagattcctttccttttccactttGGTGGTAGAACCGTTGTTGTGATCGCTCAGGCTCCACTTGACTCTGCATATCCACGTGTCCTTGTGTTTGAGTGGCCATGGCTGCTCTGGTTTGGACTGTGGGTAAATCAAAGGTGTAGAAGAGATTCTTGATCAGGTGAGACTGAATCTGTAAAAGCAAGtgtggggaagagaaggaaggaagtgagacTCCtgggacttttaaaatatttttagttgtcaatggacctttattttatttatttatatgtggtgctgagaattgaacccagagcctcacacatgctaggccagtgctctaccactgagccacaaccccagcccctcctgggacTTTTTGATGGAAGATACAGATGGGACTGACTTAATGGTACTGAGGTAGATCTGTTTCAGGGCAAGAGACACAGTGGGAGAAATCCCCACTTCTCCTTGAcctgaaaatgtattttgttcaTATATTACCTGTTGACTTGCTTAATATTGGTATATCAACtttcaataaatagaattttcctttcattgtttTGGGAAAGCTTACTATTTTAAGGTAGCCTATTAAATTTGAGTTTTCCTACCACTGTATTTTTCCAATATGCTGGTGGGTTTATGTGCTAAACACATTGATTCTTAGCTCCCTGGTTTCCAGGCTGTTTTAATGTAACTGTTGATTGATGAAATGAACTATCATGTGTCACAGACCATCTTCCACCTTGAGTGTTGAAACAGAGATGGCATCACTATTTTAGATACTAAGGACATGAACCTGGCATTGGATAAGGGATTGGACTAGCTCTCTAAGCCCCCTTTAAAGATTAAGATTCACAAGATGAGTATTTagtgatttatttcttctattatataTTGTACTGGTAATGTGCACACATTAATTTTGGCTATTTGGCACTTTGAAAAGGAACAAGATGAAACACTTAAAAACAGCATTCCAGGGTAGCACCATTAGCTGAATGTTCATGGATTACACTGTGATTgtttagttaaaaattttttttaattttgcctcAATTTTTGGTAGAATGGAACTCAGTGTTAGGGGATAAACCTGGAAAGTGCTGGGTTTGGCATTACCATGGAATTAAGGGGATCATTCCCCAAAGCATGGTAGCCTATGTCTATAAAGTTAAGTAGTTATACTCAGAGTATGTTTCCGTAAGAGAAGTACTTAGAAAGGAATAGAATGGAACACTTTGTCCTTTTTTGCATGGGAGCTATGTGAGACAAAGGAGGAAAGGGTATCATTTTGAGGTGCTTGATCTACACTTAAAGTTTCAGAGCCAAACACACTTTAGAAATGATCTTCTGAATTTTCCAGCCAATGTCCACTTTTCTCATTCTGATGTTTTCCGAGACCTGCCTTCTACTTCAGAGAGGAAGCTGAGGTTATTGAATGGAGCTTGAAAATGCAATTCCTTTAGATCCTTTGCCAGTATCCCATCCTCATCTTGACACAGAGTACATGGTAAACATCCACAGCTTACACAGTGGAAGAGTTCCTTTGAAGCAGATCAACCATAGGGAAATATCTCCATACACACAGCAAGTGCAGAGATGACTTCAGAGTTCACTTGGGTGTGTGAGCTTCGCTGGAGAGCTTCCTTTTCCAGGAAGCTGCTGATTTCTTTTCCTAACCCTCTTAAATTGGTGGTCCTGGGTATTTTTTGCTTTCACAAAGTACTTTTGAAGAGTTAATGAATGGAGAAGGATGATGGAAGAAAATAACCACTATTTTACAGCAACCATAGTAATCAATCAGTGATGCAGGCAAGAGTGCTCTGTTGATGCTAAAATCAGTAAGAGAAAGATTGTTGGGGAAACAGACTGTCCTCAGAGTATGACCACTGGCATGCTTCATTGCAAAGGGAAGAGATACCTTGACATTGGAGGATACCTTAAATAAACAATGAGATTTAAACAATTGAACATCATGAGACCAGGAGTGCACTGATGTCAATGTACCTCTGGTTCGTTCCCTCCACATACATCACTGAAGCAGTATCCCTGCCCACAGTTCTTAACCTGAATTGAATCCAACAAACCCTCAAATGAACACCTGTAAGAAGTGCAGGTCCTTATAGACCAGAAAGGCTGGGGGCAGTGTTTGTTGTTTAAAGGAGACTAGAGAGATGTGACATCTAAATGTCACCTGTGATCCTAGATTGCATCTTAGATGGTGGAAACAGCTATGAAGGGCGTGGATTGTCTCATTTGGGGAAAATTGAAAATGGGGTACATGTTAGATAATTACATTGTATTGGTAAAAAAATTTCCTAAGTGTGATAGTTGTGCCatataagaaaaagtgttcatAGAATATATCCATAGTGAATTATTTACAACTAAATTGACATGATTCTTGTTGCTAACTCCAGATGGTTCATATATGaattatgtaaaaatgtaatttaatgatggtatttattattatataattaataaaaaacataTGCACAATATTTCAAAGGTAGCATATTAAGTATATTGCATGTACTTGCATCATACTTGCATGCATACACATGCTCCTGAGCATGCATAAAGCAAGTCTGGCATTGTTGACTGGTGAATCCAGATGGagggcatcttttttttttttttttttttttttcctcttttattttcaggaccaaggaccaaactcagggcctcgcgagtgctaggcaagcactctgccactgagctaaatccccaacccctgaAGGGCATCTTTGTTgtataattttgaaacatttctgaaggtttgaaaaatttcaagcaaaaaggttggggaaaaaaacTTTTGAATTAAGGAGGAGACAGTGGACAAAATTTTGAGCTGTGAGATTCAGGTTTATgagaaaatagcattttattgtTGTCTGAATAAAGCAAAGTTAAGTGATGCAGACTCTTAAATTAGTATTCACCAACGAACTTTGAAGTGAGATTAATTGAGATAGTCcagaattaattattattaaaataattattaattatttttagagtATAGAAAAATAGCTGTTGGacatcttattctttttcttcttttgtgttcaCAATATTAACTCTCCTTTTGCACATCCCTAGCCcacaaaattgttttaagaatgaatgagataatgtatgtgaaaatacTTTTGTAAACTGTAAATATAATATCTCGATTCCTCTTTGTGTTTCAGATGTATCTGGTGCTGAATTATAATACCCAAAGTTGTATTTTATCTCTGTATGGAATGTATATGCATTGGCAAggttaatttatatatataacatatatatatatatatatatatatatatatttttttttttttttttttttttttggtaccaaggattgatatttaaccactaagccacatccccagccccctttttaaaattttttattttgagacagggtctcactaagttcctcagggccttgctaagtttgttgaggttggccttgaacttgtgaacctcctgccttagtctcctcaGTGACTGAGATTACAGTGTGTGATACTATGCCCAGCTGATAATTTGATTCtgacacacatatatacattgtgaaatattcaCCACAATCAAACTAATTAGCGTATTCATTACCTCACAtaattatattcattaaaaagTTCCTAAACTTTCATACCATACAGGGCAGGATAAGTGTTTTAGTTTACACTGATCGAACTCTGGCCATAGAAGTATAAATAATTATTGGTGTCATCATACATGGTAGCATTATGCCTTTGAACTTGTCATGTATTTAGAGATATTTAGAAAACCAATGGCTACTAGTGAATGTTTTTCTTCAAACGTTAGATCTGGCTCATCAATAATTCCATTGTAACtaggaataaaaaatgtatttgtatgtCTTTCATTTACATAAAGCAATGAACTACTTATCTGAACAACATAATTCACCTTCAGGAGCTAAAACCATTTAAGAATCATACCTTATCTTTCTCTTTGCTATATATTCATAACCACCAGCTTACTTAGACGTTTCTAAGTCCTatgagaagacaaaagaaaagaaaatctgaaaaaagattttgaagacTCTTAAATAGTAGTCTAGAAAAACTTATGTGAAAACTCATTTTAAgctcctcctttttaaaaacattagatatgttgtactttaaaaaaataacttgtcATAACTAATTTGTGCCCATGTTAGAAACTCTAAACTctaaagttattttcaaatagtCTCACAGGAGAGTTTTTCTATAGAAGTAATTCAAATTACTTCCATAGAAAGTgtcaacagggctggggatgaggctcagtggtagagagcttgcctagcatgcacatggcCTTGGAGTTTAACCCCCAACACTGCAAGAAAAGGACAGGgatggaagggaaagggagggaagggaaaagaaaaaaggaaggaaaggggaggggacagaaaggaATGAGTCATTAAAACAAAAGGGCATGTGGtacaaatataaatgtacagCATTAAACCTCTTACAAAAAGGTTTACTAAGCTTTAGAATTTTAGTTATATCAACTGGATATTTTGACTGCACAGAATAAGTAGCACTTAATAAGTGCCATGGTGGCCTGGCCCAAACCAGAGGGGTGGGCGGCAAGGGGGCTCCAGTGGGACCAGCTTGAAACTGCAAGGCTTGGGGTGTGGGCGGGGCATAGTGGAGGGGTAGGGGCTGGGCGGGGCAGTGAGGTCACAGAGCAGTGAGGTCACAAAGCCCATTGGGGCCGGTTTGCCTGGCTCCCCACACACCTCAGGCATTCTGTTCCTAGTGATCGGCTTGGTCACAGGTGCAGGTTTGGGCTCCCACCCAAAGTCTAGTGTCCGCAGCCTATTTTCGTGGTTGGGCAGGATGTAGTTGCCAAAGTAGTTTTGGTGCGATGGAGGGGCCAAAGGCCGCCCCTCAGTCTTACTGGGACCTGGgtctggaaaaaatattcaggGTTGTGCCAGCATTGCCTGAAGATGGAAGACCAGGCCCTAATCCTGATACCTTTCGTCCAGAGCTGGTAATATGTGCAGCTATTGGATTTTTTACTCTTCTCTTGTTTTTGTGGAGAAGTGTTCAGTCTGTTAGAAGCAGGCTttatgtgaagagagaaaaaaagcttgctctaaaactttctgaactaattgaagaaaaatgtaaattactcGATAAAGTTAGCCTTCTTCAAAAAGAGCATGAAGGCGTACAGTCGTCTTTCAAGGATGCCAATCCTGAGAAGGCATCAAAAGAAGTGCAGTATTTGGAGATAATACTTGAAATGCTGAATAGGTCCAAATCTAAACTAGAGGATAAAACACTCTCTCTAGaaacaaagctaaaagaagagaaatctaaACGTTCTGAACAGGATGAATTGATGGGAGATATATCAAAAAGGATAAAGTCCCTAGAAGACGAATCAACATCCATCATAACACAAGTAGCTGAAGCTAAAACAACCTTACAACTAGttcaaatgaatgaagaagaCCTTAAGGAAGCAATAAAAGAGACTTTGAATGAAAATTACCAACTGCAGGAAAATCAGAAACACCTTTCACGAGAAGCTGAAATATGGAAGGAAAAAGTGAGTGACCTTAAAAAACAGAAGACTCTAAAAATACAGGCAGAACAAGTtctaaatgataaagaaaatcacattaaatCTCTGACCGAACGCTTGCTGAAGATCAAAGATCAGTCTCCTGTGCCTGGAGAAGACCTAACAGGTGATGGTAACTTGGAGCTGGAGAGGAAGAGTGAATTAGAAATTGGTGCTCACTTAGGTAATCAGCCAAAAGAAGCCTTGAAGGAGCTGCTTTATGCAGCTGAGTTAAATGCCTCCTTAGACACCTTAGAAGGAGAAAGACATCAAATTTACACTTTATTATCGGAAGTagataaaacaaaagaagatcTGAGAGAACGTATTAAAAATCTGCAGAACGAACAAGAATCTTTGCAGTCAGAAAACACACAATTTGAAAACGAGAATCAGAAACTTcaggagaaatttaaattaaagatgGAAGAACACCaagaaaatacattgaaattCCACAGGAAATTAATAGTAGAGAAAAAGTGCCgtttggaggaagaggagaggtttTCCGAAGTCGAGAGAAAGATCAACCGTGCAGCTAAAGAGCTGGAGACCTATAGAAATCGAGCCAAAGATCTTGATGAAGAGTTGGATACCATCGTGCATTATTATGAGAGGCGGAGTATATTCTATGAGAAAAAAGCACGGGATAATGTGTTGGCAGCTTGGAGAGCTGAAAAAAACCTCAACTATTTCAAGACAGTAAACGCTAACAAGAGACAAAAGTTAACTGACATGGAGTTGCAATTTAAACTTTTAGAAGATCCATATGCACCTAATGTCTTCAATACAGCATTTGCCAGAGGGCAGTCCCCATATGGTCCCTCACCATTGAGTGGACCTTCATCTGAAATGAGAGCTTTTCCCTTCGTAAAGAAGGGCCCACCCAGATTGTCACCTTTACATctaggggaaggaggaagaggctcGGGAGGCCCAGAGGTTCCTCTGGACCATCAGATTAACAATAAAAGAAGAGAATCAAGCTCTGGTATAGTAAGTGATCCACACAGAGCACCTGCTGGCACTGGGCCCCTGTCATCGCCATGGGAACTGGAACATAAGATGATGATCCCTCCACAAGGCCGACCATATTCTGATCCAACATGGATACAACGGCAACATGGATCTTATTATTATGGAAGACGGCAACATGGATATTATTATTATGGAAGACCATCGGAACCAGGAGAACCACCTCCAGTCCAATTCAAAAATGTCTGTTCACTGAGGCGTTTTCCTCATCCTCCGCCAAGAGCTGGATTTTTCCCCCCTACCCCCACATCCTGAGAGGAGAAGCGAATTCCCTTCAGGGCTGATTCCACCTTAAGTGAGCCTCACAACATGAATCCTGACAATATATTTGATATCTCTTCAAAATATGACatctcttatttttagtttaactGCTTTTAGTTATTGTATTTTTGCTCCAACTGAAGCTTAAATTAAAATTCTCAGGAGAATATTGTGTAAATAAAGTTGATTTAAATATGAATCTTATgagtaaattatttccattttattttatagtataacttttaatttgattaatcCACTATTAAACAACAATGGGagttttatatacataatctTGCAATTGGGGATATTTTAAACTCCAAAGACTGTGCCTTTATGCCAAGAAATATATTTACTATGATtgtagaaaatgtgaaaataccTTTATgctttatgatatattttaattgttttaaagtcttGTTTGGCATTGGTGATAATATAATCAGTTTTTTTATTATACAAAGAATAAGTAGAGTATATTAagagtaaataagaaaacatgactGAACA
This genomic stretch from Sciurus carolinensis chromosome 12, mSciCar1.2, whole genome shotgun sequence harbors:
- the LOC124962433 gene encoding melanoma inhibitory activity protein 2-like — encoded protein: MEGPKAAPQSYWDLGLEKIFRVVPALPEDGRPGPNPDTFRPELVICAAIGFFTLLLFLWRSVQSVRSRLYVKREKKLALKLSELIEEKCKLLDKVSLLQKEHEGVQSSFKDANPEKASKEVQYLEIILEMLNRSKSKLEDKTLSLETKLKEEKSKRSEQDELMGDISKRIKSLEDESTSIITQVAEAKTTLQLVQMNEEDLKEAIKETLNENYQLQENQKHLSREAEIWKEKVSDLKKQKTLKIQAEQVLNDKENHIKSLTERLLKIKDQSPVPGEDLTGDGNLELERKSELEIGAHLGNQPKEALKELLYAAELNASLDTLEGERHQIYTLLSEVDKTKEDLRERIKNLQNEQESLQSENTQFENENQKLQEKFKLKMEEHQENTLKFHRKLIVEKKCRLEEEERFSEVERKINRAAKELETYRNRAKDLDEELDTIVHYYERRSIFYEKKARDNVLAAWRAEKNLNYFKTVNANKRQKLTDMELQFKLLEDPYAPNVFNTAFARGQSPYGPSPLSGPSSEMRAFPFVKKGPPRLSPLHLGEGGRGSGGPEVPLDHQINNKRRESSSGIVSDPHRAPAGTGPLSSPWELEHKMMIPPQGRPYSDPTWIQRQHGSYYYGRRQHGYYYYGRPSEPGEPPPVQFKNVCSLRRFPHPPPRAGFFPPTPTS